The following proteins are co-located in the Hevea brasiliensis isolate MT/VB/25A 57/8 chromosome 11, ASM3005281v1, whole genome shotgun sequence genome:
- the LOC110632709 gene encoding probable disease resistance protein At1g61190 isoform X1 — protein MDVIGAVVSIMSCLCAKNCINESISRQYGHLRNPKRKLGKLRRKMEELNALKVEVTIKLEQMQLQFGMEPKEGVKLWLRNVDEIDSEVSRITTENRQENLSWYCPNYLCSRKQFGKLVEEKIEEVADLIEKGNFSDDSLAHKLQNKGLTLPTTLLLENHTTMLSWKKIWSCLMGSKVGRIGVYGMGGIGKTTIMREINNQLLKGSTDFGCVIWVTVSKDFDLDRLQKGIAKQLNFSLSDCESVVEKSAKIYGALHRKRFVQVLDDLWEPFPLEQVGIPFPTAENGCKIVLTTRLMSICRGMETEQDVEIKVLSEDEAWNLFRDKVGKAVLVEPKIQNIARKVAKECGGFPLAIITVGRALRRETNISEWEIALTELRGSTGSIECMEDLVFARLRCSLTKLRDDTN, from the coding sequence ATGGATGTTATTGGGGCAGTTGTTAGTATCATGAGCTGCTTATGTGCAAAAAATTGTATAAATGAATCAATCAGTAGGCAGTATGGACATCTTCGAAACCCTAAAAGAAAGTTGGGAAAGCTTAGAAGGAAAATGGAAGAGCTAAATGCCCTAAAAGTAGAAGTAACCATAAAACTGGAGCAGATGCAGCTGCAATTCGGGATGGAGCCAAAGGAAGGGGTAAAATTGTGGCTGAGAAATGTTGATGAGATTGACAGCGAAGTGAGTAGAATTACCACTGAAAATAGACAAGAAAATTTGAGTTGGTATTGTCCTAACTACTTGTGTTCAAGAAAACAGTTTGGAAAACTCGTTGAAGAAAAGATTGAGGAGGTTGCTGACCTTATTGAGAAGGGAAACTTTTCAGATGATTCATTAGCTCACAAGTTGCAGAACAAAGGTCTCACTCTCCCCACAACTTTGCTATTGGAGAATCACACAACCATGCTTAGCTGGAAGAAGATTTGGAGCTGTTTGATGGGTTCTAAAGTAGGTAGGATTGGTGTTTATGGAATGGGAGGCATTGGCAAAACAACTATTATGAGAGAAATTAATAACCAACTTTTGAAAGGGAGTACAGATTTCGGTTGTGTTATATGGGTGACTGTATCAAAGGATTTTGATCTTGACAGGTTACAGAAGGGCATTGCAAAGCAGTTGAACTTTTCCCTTTCTGATTGTGAGTCAGTGGTGGAAAAAAGCGCTAAAATATATGGTGCTTTACACAGAAAGAGGTTTGTACAAGTTTTAGATGACTTGTGGGAACCATTTCCTCTTGAACAGGTTGGAATTCCCTTTCCAACAGCAGAGAATGGTTGCAAGATAGTTCTAACTACACGGTTAATGAGCATCTGCCGAGGAATGGAAACAGAACAGGATGTAGAAATAAAAGTTCTTTCTGAGGATGAGGCATGGAATCTCTTCAGGGATAAAGTTGGAAAAGCAGTTCTAGTTGAGCCAAAGATACAGAATATTGCTAGGAAGGTAGCAAAGGAATGCGGTGGTTTTCCTCTTGCCATCATCACGGTTGGGCGTGCCTTGAGAAGGGAAACTAATATTTCAGAGTGGGAGATTGCTCTGACTGAGCTGAGAGGCTCAACTGGCAGTATAGAATGCATGGAGGACCTAGTGTTTGCTAGATTAAGATGTAGCCTCACAAAATTAAGGGATGACACAAATTGA
- the LOC110632737 gene encoding uncharacterized protein LOC110632737 isoform X2 yields the protein MPSVANLVKLRVLDLSWCHKIQELPHGMEQLSNLRCLNLACANIEVFPVGLLAKFILLEDLLMVGCGHTWGSRAVEGITGGANIEEIISSTSLSSLRVDFWNLEIFDYYVKSGHWEQLDEFKFNIGQPFEQCSEKRSIAFKGNLLLNGRPIVLPTNTTGLSFNECPDIFLLSAYLFDLKELRSYQVYSCRNMKYIIYANQTILSTLEILKLNNLFDLRTISVGIVEQYTLMNLKIIEVVACGSVIWLFRGDILNSLQNLEEIVVGDCAKMRYIMYDSYAGKIPLPKLQSLKLYDLPELESIYDGVITSHFLRSVDILGCNALKRLPMALFDDSNLPQQLPPPSLKEIKGTFKLVGITGMGST from the coding sequence ATGCCTTCTGTGGCAAATCTTGTGAAGTTAAGGGTTTTGGATCTATCTTGGTGCCACAAAATTCAAGAACTTCCACATGGGATGGAGCAACTAAGTAACCTCAGATGCCTGAACCTCGCTTGTGCAAACATCGAAGTATTTCCAGTTGGATTATTGGCCAAATTTATCTTACTGGAAGATCTATTAATGGTTGGTTGTGGTCATACATGGGGATCAAGGGCAGTAGAAGGCATCACAGGAGGGGCAAATATTGAAGAAATTATAAGCTCCACTAGTTTATCATCTCTGAGAGTGGACTTTTGGAACTTGGAAATCTTTGATTACTATGTGAAATCGGGGCACTGGGAACAACTTGACGAATTCAAATTCAATATTGGTCAGCCGTTTGAACAATGCTCAGAGAAAAGAAGCATAGCTTTCAAAGGAAACTTACTTTTGAATGGAAGACCTATTGTGCTTCCAACAAACACTACTGGATTGTCTTTTAATGAATGCCCTGATATTTTTTTGTTGTCAGCATACCTATTTgatttgaaggaattgagatCGTATCAAGTTTACTCATGCCGaaacatgaaatacatcattTATGCTAATCAGACCATTTTATCTACCTTGGAAATACTGAAACTCAATAATCTTTTCGATTTGAGAACAATAAGTGTGGGCATTGTGGAGCAATACACTCTAATGAACCTGAAGATAATTGAAGTTGTAGCTTGTGGAAGTGTTATATGGCTATTCCGTGGAGATATACTGAACAGCCTTCAAAATCTTGAGGAAATTGTTGTTGGGGACTGTGCCAAGATGAGGTACATCATGTATGATTCTTATGCTGGCAAAATCCCCTTACCAAAATTACAGAGCTTGAAGTTATATGATCTACCAGAGCTGGAAAGCATCTACGATGGAGTCATCACTTCACATTTTCTACGTTCTGTTGACATTTTGGGTTGTAATGCTTTAAAGAGGCTTCCTATGGCTCTCTTTGATGACAGCAATTTACCGCAACAATTACCACCTCCTTCTCTTAAAGAAATCAAAGGAACTTTTAAGTTGGTGGGAATCACTGGAATGGGATCAACCTGA
- the LOC110632737 gene encoding disease resistance protein RPS2-like isoform X1 — translation MEQLSNLRCLNLACANIEVFPVGLLAKFILLEDLLMVGCGHTWGSRAVEGITGGANIEEIISSTSLSSLRVDFWNLEIFDYYVKSGHWEQLDEFKFNIGQPFEQCSEKRSIAFKGNLLLNGRPIVLPTNTTGLSFNECPDIFLLSAYLFDLKELRSYQVYSCRNMKYIIYANQTILSTLEILKLNNLFDLRTISVGIVEQYTLMNLKIIEVVACGSVIWLFRGDILNSLQNLEEIVVGDCAKMRYIMYDSYAGKIPLPKLQSLKLYDLPELESIYDGVITSHFLRSVDILGCNALKRLPMALFDDSNLPQQLPPPSLKEIKGTFKLVGITGMGST, via the coding sequence ATGGAGCAACTAAGTAACCTCAGATGCCTGAACCTCGCTTGTGCAAACATCGAAGTATTTCCAGTTGGATTATTGGCCAAATTTATCTTACTGGAAGATCTATTAATGGTTGGTTGTGGTCATACATGGGGATCAAGGGCAGTAGAAGGCATCACAGGAGGGGCAAATATTGAAGAAATTATAAGCTCCACTAGTTTATCATCTCTGAGAGTGGACTTTTGGAACTTGGAAATCTTTGATTACTATGTGAAATCGGGGCACTGGGAACAACTTGACGAATTCAAATTCAATATTGGTCAGCCGTTTGAACAATGCTCAGAGAAAAGAAGCATAGCTTTCAAAGGAAACTTACTTTTGAATGGAAGACCTATTGTGCTTCCAACAAACACTACTGGATTGTCTTTTAATGAATGCCCTGATATTTTTTTGTTGTCAGCATACCTATTTgatttgaaggaattgagatCGTATCAAGTTTACTCATGCCGaaacatgaaatacatcattTATGCTAATCAGACCATTTTATCTACCTTGGAAATACTGAAACTCAATAATCTTTTCGATTTGAGAACAATAAGTGTGGGCATTGTGGAGCAATACACTCTAATGAACCTGAAGATAATTGAAGTTGTAGCTTGTGGAAGTGTTATATGGCTATTCCGTGGAGATATACTGAACAGCCTTCAAAATCTTGAGGAAATTGTTGTTGGGGACTGTGCCAAGATGAGGTACATCATGTATGATTCTTATGCTGGCAAAATCCCCTTACCAAAATTACAGAGCTTGAAGTTATATGATCTACCAGAGCTGGAAAGCATCTACGATGGAGTCATCACTTCACATTTTCTACGTTCTGTTGACATTTTGGGTTGTAATGCTTTAAAGAGGCTTCCTATGGCTCTCTTTGATGACAGCAATTTACCGCAACAATTACCACCTCCTTCTCTTAAAGAAATCAAAGGAACTTTTAAGTTGGTGGGAATCACTGGAATGGGATCAACCTGA